One stretch of Podospora bellae-mahoneyi strain CBS 112042 chromosome 2, whole genome shotgun sequence DNA includes these proteins:
- a CDS encoding hypothetical protein (EggNog:ENOG503P2P4; COG:S) — protein MLRSLSLAVLARKMVSLSGWSFTAFPPFPATFLPNYAVWNATNESKNLTYQIGVSWPFEWQSRDVTNKTALTMYVTDGNAHGLTAAENFKRRKGVDSAQPDSIVVTIGYPLSNHVYDLTRRFVDLRPPLPDDPASDPPLSGADDFIAFINGTLRPWVQHTIFPSVTFTRDALYGHSFGGIFVVYALIAYPGLFDTYIAATPTMSWNNGLLLDEVTRRWGTGCVQQPVLLPCANETEAIEKKPAVFITYGSAEQFPPRRRTETEEAFQGRKTLWQSFKQTEVTQELFYRIQASRRVRDVTLKEYIGQDHAGVASSTIGDGIGYFVDW, from the coding sequence ATGCTGAGATCTCTAAGTCTTGCAGTACTTGCTAGAAAAATGGTTTCTCTGAGCGGCTGGTCCTTCACGGCATTTCCGCCATTCCCCGCCACCTTCCTTCCCAACTATGCTGTTTGGAATGCCACCAATGAATCCAAAAACCTAACCTATCAGATTGGCGTGTCCTGGCCTTTTGAATGGCAGTCGCGGGATGTCACCAACAAGACTGCTCTCACCATGTACGTCACCGACGGGAATGCCCATGGCCTCACTGCAGCTGAGAACTTCAAGCGGCGCAAAGGAGTCGATTCAGCCCAGCCAGACAGCATCGTCGTGACCATTGGTTACCCGCTCAGCAACCACGTCTACGATCTCACCCGGCGTTTTGTCGACCTGCGTCCGCCACTACCTGACGACCCCGCGAGCGATCCGCCGTTGTCGGGTGCTGACGATTTCATCGCCTTCATCAACGGGACCCTCCGGCCGTGGGTGCAGCACACCATCTTCCCATCTGTCACATTTACACGCGACGCTCTCTACGGTCATTCCTTTGGCGGCATATTTGTCGTGTATGCACTGATTGCCTACCCGGGCTTGTTCGACACGTATATTGCCGCGACGCCGACGATGAGCTGGAACAATGGATTGTTGCTCGACGAAGTCACACGGCGCTGGGGAACAGGATGTGTCCAACAACCGGTGCTGTTGCCATGCGCGAACGAAACCGAGGCCATAGAAAAGAAGCCAGCTGTGTTTATCACCTATGGGTCGGCCGAACAGTTCCCCCCACGGCGGCGCACTGAGACGGAGGAAGCATTCCAGGGGAGGAAGACCCTCTGGCAATCGTTCAAGCAGACAGAGGTGACGCAGGAGTTGTTTTACCGCATTCAGGCCAGCCGAAGAGTGAGGGATGTGACCCTCAAGGAGTATATAGGCCAGGATCACGCAGGGGTGGCCTCGAGTACGATTGGGGACGGCATCGGATATTTTGTGGACTGGTGA
- a CDS encoding hypothetical protein (COG:O; EggNog:ENOG503NZW0), with product MARCAPSRGRSKADGSNRVQVFHYEPDTSDFYSDSSDYVEHNARSPSFLSRVFKPKKVWQDAAVQVYKRHQGDNLYIHKVRLQSPQLKKALKGLLERYGLVYRDDSVMVESLAPHRALFFVRHHVAELAKMSKDDETRAHCSLLSGIIQEIFKDKFEEIETLNREEKITFELLWTLYPEGSIFGTQLADEVPRAYKVNKITLTKDKVEIKCETIMFSGYSFRRYFWDVGIERFDGEIDRLQIPIIPYIDLECNKGLCDRLIQRGRKALDFQVPRYMEYDPEACRDDAVASPWVWKGSDHKLEKEKVVVDFFLLRKRVPYRSAHELLPGYNTGTRMGAKEFRRATPEEMDHSRRVVMKSADNFLIMSPYVSGFSLSKRTCADFELDALKPIERDRNAMEKVIFDDTKKAILKTLVENQKLTAQNQDGRNRALVISISGPSGSGKTLLAESVAAFTGQPLLKHWDIMRDTFEEARDWDGCILVEKPSLGPWRTQFDANAFVKELENFNGIVIVTSPDKQFVSPAIASRAQLHIDLRYPSFFERKRLWELFNDQLPNDVGKLTSSELEQLAAHPTNGYAIKNLLDVSAAWYRSLHRPISLDMIVKLRGDTALPGGGGPPPPPPPPAGIAWPRSGPAVPSGMGGRVHGPPLRPIGTVVHTSPPRESKKKVRRNILVSDDDNDSESEQSIGTLSSEDDDKVLESDSDTSRD from the exons ATGGCCAGGTGTGCACCTTCTCGTGGCCGATCGAAGGCTGACGGCTCGAACAGAGTCCAAGTCTTCCATTACGAGCCCGACACTTCTGATTTTTATTCGGATTCCTCCGACTACGTTGAACACAATGCTCGTTCCCCCTCCTTTCTGTCTCGCGTGTTCAAACCGAAGAAGGTGTGGCAAGATGCCGCAGTTCAGGTTTACAAGCGTCACCAGGGCGACAACCTCTACATCCACAAAGTCCGTCTGCAAAGCCCACAGCTTAAGAAAGCCTTGAAAGGCCTTCTTGAGCGATATGGGTTGGTATACCGTGATGACAGTGTCATGGTTGAATCCCTCGCCCCGCATCGCGCCCTCTTCTTTGTGCGCCATCACGTTGCCGAGCTTGCAAAGATGTCCAAAGACGACGAGACCCGCGCCCATTGCTCTTTGCTTAGCGGCATCATCCAGGAAATCTTCAAGGACAAGTTCGAAGAGATTGAGACTCTCAAcagggaggagaagatcacTTTCGAACTCTTGTGGACTCTCTACCCAGAAGGGAGCATCTTCGGCACCCAGCTTGCCGATGAAGTCCCCCGTGCCTACAAGGTCAACAAGATCACTCTTACCAAGGACAAGGTAGAGATCAAATGCGAAACAATCATGTTCAGCGGTTACTCTTTCCGACGATACTTTTGGGACGTCGGTATCGAGAGGTTCGATGGCGAGATTGACCGACTTCAGATACCAATCATACCGTATATCGACCTGGAATGCAATAAGGGGTTGTGTGATAGGCTGATTCAGCGTGGAAGGAAGGCATTGGACTTCCAGGTCCCGAGGTACATGGAGTATGACCCGGAGGCTTGCCGTGACGATGCAGTCGCTAGCCCGTGGGTTTGGAAGGGATCAGACCACAAACTG gagaaggaaaaggttgttgttgacttttTCCTGCTGCGGAAGCGGGTCCCCTACCGCTCCGCCCATGAACTTCTTCCTGGGTACAATACCGGGACTCGCATGGGAGCCAAAGAGTTCCGCAGAGCAACACCTGAAGAGATGGACCACAGCAGACGCGTGGTGATGAAGTCTGCTGACAACTTTCTGATCATGTCTCCTTATGTTTCaggcttttctctttccaagAGAACCTGTG CCGACTTCGAGCTCGATGCGCTCAAGCCGATTGAACGCGACCGGAATGCGATGGAGAAGGTTATATTCGACGATACCAAGAAGGCCATTCTCAAAACTCTGGTTGAGAACCAGAAGCTGACGGCCCAGAATCAGGATGGTC GCAACCGGGCCCTCGTAATCTCGATTTCCGGACCTAGCGGGTCAGGCAAGACTCTGCTGGCTGAATCTG TGGCGGCGTTTACTGGGCAGCCACTCTTGAAACACTGGGACATCATGAGAGATACATTTGAGGAGGCAAGAGATTGGGATGGCTGTATCTTAGTTGAGAAGCCATCATTGGGCCCTTGGCGAACTCAGTTTGATGCAAATG CCTTCGTCAAAGAGCTCGAAAATTTTAATG GTATTGTCATTGTAACATCGCCAGACAAGCAATTTGTATCCCCCGCCATAGCCTCCCGTGCGCAGCTTCATATCGACCTTCGCTATCCCAGTTTCTTCGAGCGAAAGCGTCTCTGGGAACTCTTCAATGACCAGCTCCCTAACGACGTTGGGAAACTGACCTCAAGTGAACTTGAGCAGTTGGCAGCTCATCCAACGAACGGTTATGCCATCAAGAACCTCCTTGATGTCTCTGCGGCATGGTACAGGTCGCTACATCGACCCATCAGCCTTGATATGATTGTCAAGCTCAGGGGAGATACTGCTCTTCCTGGTGGCGGTGggccgcctccaccgccgccacctcccgcCGGCATAGCCTGGCCACGTAGTGGCCCGGCTGTGCCTTCAGGAATGGGGGGACGAGTTCATGGTCCCCCGCTTAGACCAATCGGGACTGTCGTTCACACATCCCCGCCCAGAGAGTCAAAGAAGAAGGTTCGCAGAAACATACTTGTctctgatgatgacaatgacagCGAGTCGGAACAGAGCATCGGCACTCTCAGCTccgaggatgacgacaaGGTTCTAGAATCTGACTCGGATACTTCGCGCGATTGA
- a CDS encoding hypothetical protein (EggNog:ENOG503PWZX), producing MKLSTLILAPLSLASAWKLELFASDGRKMTASGRDPNSGCKNIAFTPVLNVNRARFNKDTSLLPDPNTFELFVNKNCDGLSYRNGNGDHRLTPARKIRSYRVKR from the coding sequence ATGAAGCTctccaccctcatcctcgcccccctttccctcgcTTCTGCCTGGAAACTCGAGCTCTTTGCTTCCGACGGCCGCAAGATGACCGCCTCTGGCCGTGATCCCAACTCGGGCTGCAAGAATATTGCTTTTACCCCTGTCCTGAACGTCAACAGGGCAAGGTTCAACAAGGATACTTCGTTGCTCCCTGATCCCAACACCTTTGAGCTGTTTGTCAACAAGAACTGCGATGGGTTGAGCTATCGCAATGGGAACGGAGACCACCGGTTGACTCCGGCGAGGAAGATTAGGAGCTATCGTGTTAAGAGGTAG